DNA from Strix aluco isolate bStrAlu1 chromosome 11, bStrAlu1.hap1, whole genome shotgun sequence:
ttttaaagaaattgaaatCATAGCTCTCCCAGTATCTGCTTGTGCCTCTGCCAGCCAGGCAAGTGCATTTTCAGCAGCTCCAAACTGaggcaaattttaaaatctgcaggCATGATAATAATGACATGATGAATCTGATTTACTGTAAAATGCTGCCAGCTCAggcttggcttttttttaaaaaaataaccaacacaaaaatccccaacaaaacaaaacaactcaaaACTAATAGAcataattcctttaaaaattacagtaatgatagttttgcttttaaacagaTGACTAGCCCCTGGCAGAACATGTCGTCTCTGAAAATAGTGGAGCGCTCAGAACCTAAAATacagaagatggaaaaattaGACTTACTAAAACCAGTTATGCTAGTTTTTCACTGGCCGCACTGAGAGGAGAGTACACCCTTTCCTTAATAAGTGATTGATTTACTGATAATAAAGTGCATGTGAGATTTACTCAAAATGGTAGATTTTGTAGGCAGTAACCTCATAGCTTGAACCAGCGGGTTGTAGCTGCACATTAGAAACGTTTATCTTGGGCTTTCAtgcttctctcccttccccaccttGGCTTTCTTGTAGTAGCCACAGCAGCATCCTTGTCTTGCAGGAGCTATGATGTGTTTTTGCAGTTGCCCACATTCACCCACTTGGTAATTTTTGCTTTCCCGTTTTTCACTTATTTTGGACATTTTATAACAAGTGTTGGTGGCCTTGTGTAGTAGTATTCCTTGAGGTTTAAGAAGCATTCATTCATTGCCGGAAATGCTATAGGAAATGGTATTCTCTAGAGAAACCTTTTCCCTTATAGACTGAAACctgaacattttaaaaggcaTCATACAGAGAAAGTGTGCTGAAGGAATTTGAAGTGTATGGAATGTTCCCAACTACCTCCCCTGAGGATTTCTTCAACACTGGTTAATTAAAAACCCCCATCACTAGAAGAGGTCTGCCAGCTGTCACATACAGTACAGCATATTATCTCCTAAGTTAGAAATTGTTTGATAGACCATGTTGAGTGTAGATCAGCCTGGGAGCATCTAACTTCAGTGAAACTCGCTGAGATGATTAATTATTCTTCTTCAGGATAACTAAACCATATGGCAAAGCTAGTATAACCGAGGAAGAGCTCTGAGGCACTGAGTGGGGAAACAATCATATTTAAAATGAACACTCAAGGCACTTAATGTGTCTTGATGGTATTGAGAAGGATGAATGTCAGTGGAAAACATTTGTTTATAAAAAGATAACATTCTAGCAAAATGTTGACATGCTCTAAATTCTTTGAATGTGCAAGAAGTTACATGAATAACTCAATGGATTCAATAACTGTGCATTAATTGCAAAAATCAGTAAATCTATTGTTTAGACCTGTGAACAGGAAATCAGACTTCTAGTAAAGTTCCCTGTGAACTAGGTGACAAGGTTGCTGTGGGTTTAGCCCAGATGCAGAATTGTCTGTGTCATACAGGTAGAATATTCAAAAAGGGAATCTTTCCATATGGAAATCATCCTTCCACTTCAGTAGCAAAACAATTTTGCGTATAAACATGTGCTGACCACCAGCACGCAAGAAGCTTGTCCCTAGAAAAATACCCTTTGctgttaatttatttatttttatttcgtttgggttgcatttgtttttcactCTATTACAGCATGTTTGCAGAACCAATAAGGACACCCAGAGTTGACTATTGATGTTTATTGATTCATTCATATCAAATAAACACTTTTAGGAGTCTGATCACAGAAAGTAAAAGCATTCCTTTGAGAGGAGAGAAATCAGAAATCCTTACTGGAAGAAAAGGATGTctgcttgtttcctttttaaGGAATTTTTTAAGGATGTCTGAGGAGAAGGCATGATTTCAAGTGGCATGACTGAAATGTGGAGGCACCAGGGTGGGAGTTCTAGCATGGCGTGTAGGCAGTCAGGTTCACAACTTGTGGCTGAGATGCTCTGGAGTGCATTAACCCTTTGCACTGTGCAGCCTCTTAGATGAAAAAGGTTTTTATGTGCTAGTTCTGAGTCAAACTATGAAATCAGTCATCTAATCTGTTCCAGCTGGAACAGTTCCTATCTCTATTTCGTGCTTACTGTCTGGACAGACTGTAGTGTGCAAGGGTCCAGCTCTCATTAATGTATCATTTAGAATTGAAAACCTAttcaatttcattttgaaataattggcatatgttgtgctttttttctttgtctctattAATTTACTGATTCCACTGATGTGAGAGGAAACCATATAATTATTCCAATTTAGTAGCATCAGAACAGATATTTAAGAGCCTGTTTTAGTCATTTGGGAACAGAAAATTGGACACACATAGTGGGATTATTCTGGGGTCTGGGCCTATAAGAATATGAGTGCTCTTAACTTCCTAAAGTGCTGGAGTTGAAGACTCTCAGTACTTGCCTGTCCCATTCAGCTGGGTCCTTTGGTTCCTTTACTTTAAGTGTGTGACAAAGCCATTAACTTAAATGGGAACATTAACGCACTGAAAGAGGGGTGCAGAGGTCAGCAGTAGGAAGCCAAAAGGGAGTGAACAGAATTTGTTAGTGATCTGGCAGTTTACTTCACCAAATGCAAATGATACACAATTATTTTCTCATTCCTCTGTTTCACTCTCCCATGCTGATCTCTTTCCTGGATGCTGCCGTTTTTCTTCTACCCTGTCTTTGCTAACATTTTCTACTAAATCAAGCAACAAGCTGCCTTTGTTACAGGTGAAGGACTCCTGGAAGTTGCAGGGGCCTGTGTCATCTGGGCTGTCAGAATTCCAGTACCTTTTTCCAGGGTGCTGGCGTTTCTCACCATATCGGTCATGTAGGTCTACCTCATCATTCCAGCCTCTCTTGCTAGGGTGCTGGCGCTTGTACATCACATACCTTCTGCCTGGATGCTGTCTTTTGGATAACTCGTTCAAGTAGGTTAGCTGTGCGCTAGGGATGTCAGCATACTGATCCGACAACGACCTTCTGCCAGGATGCTGTCGCTTCTTCAG
Protein-coding regions in this window:
- the TRH gene encoding thyrotropin releasing hormone, which codes for MPSIQMPLLLLCLTWCGVCRSVGQPLPEGRENMGRGPLGDILQRSESLLLQSVLKKAEKEEEMNKESNAPLQEWLSIRQHPGKKYLSDLEKRQHPGKRDVEEHTSYGDIQKRQHPRKREIEDEPGSYLELKKRQHPGRRSLSDQYADIPSAQLTYLNELSKRQHPGRRYVMYKRQHPSKRGWNDEVDLHDRYGEKRQHPGKRYWNSDSPDDTGPCNFQESFTCNKGSLLLDLVENVSKDRVEEKRQHPGKRSAWESETEE